GCGCTGGAGGTGTCGGTGGAGGGGCGACGGGTGTTGCGGGCGGTGGTGTCGCGGCGGGCCCGGGGGCGGAGTTGATGGCCTGAAGGGTGAGTGGGTCGGCCACTCGGCCACCCAACCGCCCGGCCACCCAACCGCCCGACCGCAACGAGGCTCAGAGGACCAGCCACTTCACCACCGCATCGCCGTACTGCGCCGTCTGCCCGTAGAACGCCGTGAGATCCCGGTGGGCCGCCGCGAACGCGCCGCGCAGTTCCGGCTCCGCGTCCTGGCCGTTGTAGGGCTTCAGCAGGTCGGCTCGCGCGTTGCGCCACAGGTCCTCGAAGTCGGCGGTGGCGAGATAGTCGGCGACGCGGTTCGTCTGAGCCGCGGTGAGCAGCAGGAACGGCGGTGACGACGGGTCGGGGTGCGCTATCGGCCGGCCCCCCGTGACCACCTGAGTGTGCGGGCCCTCGCCGGTCAGGTCGTCGGCGTACAGGTGCTCCTGGTCGAGGTAGCCGCCGTCCAACACCTCCTCCCGGTGGCGGCCGATCCGCCCCCGTACGACGTCCCAGTCGTCCTCGAAGAGCTTCTCCAGCCAGGCCGGGCTGTTGCGCAGTGCGGCGGGCGGAATGGCGCGGAAGTGGAAGTACATGCTCATCAGTGACAGGAGCGCACGGGGACGGCGAACCGTCACTCCCGGGCAAAACGCGCACTTGAGAGCGGACTGTGCCCGTCGTGGGGCGGAGGTGGGGCGGTCCTGCGCCGGTATCGCGAATCGGGCCGGAAACGGGTGACGAACCGGCCGCGCCGCACGCTCTTGGGGATGTGACGACACATGTGACGACACACCAGATGACCAGGCCCCCGGCGGCGGCGAAGCCGATGCGGTGGGCGGCGGACGCGGTCGCGACGATGCGCGAGGGCGCGCGGGTGCGGCTCGACTACTCGGCGCAGAGTCTGTGGCGCGTCGACCGGATGGTCGAGGACCTGCGGCGCGAGGGCACGCCGTACGACGCCGTCGAAGCGGTGCTGCGCGGTTTCGGCGCGTACGCGGGTGAGGTGATCGCCCGTCAGTCCGGTGCCGAGTGGTGGACGAGCGGGGGTGACCACTGGATCCGTACGCCCGACGGGCTGCTGTGGGATCCGATGGACGAGGCCAAGCGGTGTTTCGCCGGGCACGGGTCGCTGCGGCTGCTGTGCCGGGAC
Above is a window of Streptomyces sp. NBC_00490 DNA encoding:
- a CDS encoding DUF1877 family protein, whose protein sequence is MSMYFHFRAIPPAALRNSPAWLEKLFEDDWDVVRGRIGRHREEVLDGGYLDQEHLYADDLTGEGPHTQVVTGGRPIAHPDPSSPPFLLLTAAQTNRVADYLATADFEDLWRNARADLLKPYNGQDAEPELRGAFAAAHRDLTAFYGQTAQYGDAVVKWLVL